The Sulfitobacter sp. OXR-159 genome has a window encoding:
- a CDS encoding DUF6447 family protein, with product MTEATLTGKTITIDGVAHELSNLSENARAQVTNLRVTDAEIERIKAQMAIYQTARMTYAKALKNELGKAEAH from the coding sequence ATGACTGAAGCGACACTGACAGGAAAAACGATCACAATTGATGGCGTGGCACATGAATTGTCTAATTTGTCTGAAAACGCCCGGGCTCAGGTCACCAACCTGCGGGTGACAGATGCTGAGATTGAACGCATTAAAGCTCAAATGGCGATCTATCAAACGGCACGTATGACCTATGCTAAAGCTTTAAAAAACGAGCTCGGAAAAGCCGAAGCACACTGA
- a CDS encoding SapC family protein: protein MFKSHVPLKFADHANLRVFETNDYSFAKGETLAPIVFDEMADIAREYPIVFPKNEGTLPGALLGLEPGENAYINDEGRWLATYIPAHIRRYPFMLGKAGQQEEGKQNFVVVLDPDAPHFKDPSGHQVFASDGKLTPHMENRFALLQAMQKRIPRTIELVQILENSGILIERTVTIKKADQSKEITGFRVVDEQALNELPDDTFLELRRKGVVPLIYAHLLSWANFRQGAIAGKYPDLMTKAGRGNVPFHFENDTIDFSKFT, encoded by the coding sequence GTGTTTAAATCGCATGTTCCGTTGAAGTTCGCCGATCACGCCAACCTGCGTGTATTCGAAACAAATGACTACAGTTTCGCAAAAGGAGAAACACTCGCGCCGATCGTATTTGATGAGATGGCTGACATTGCACGGGAATACCCGATTGTCTTTCCCAAGAACGAGGGCACTCTTCCCGGCGCCCTTCTCGGGTTGGAGCCGGGTGAGAACGCCTACATCAATGATGAGGGACGTTGGCTTGCAACCTATATTCCTGCTCATATTCGGCGCTATCCTTTCATGTTGGGCAAAGCTGGACAGCAAGAAGAGGGCAAACAGAACTTCGTGGTTGTATTGGACCCCGATGCTCCACATTTCAAAGACCCTAGTGGCCATCAAGTTTTCGCGTCCGATGGTAAGCTCACACCGCATATGGAAAATAGATTTGCCCTTTTGCAGGCCATGCAGAAGCGGATCCCACGCACAATTGAGCTGGTCCAAATACTCGAGAACTCAGGGATTTTGATTGAGCGTACAGTCACGATCAAAAAGGCAGATCAATCGAAAGAGATCACTGGGTTTCGCGTGGTAGACGAGCAAGCATTAAACGAACTTCCTGACGACACCTTCCTAGAACTGCGTCGAAAGGGCGTTGTGCCTTTGATCTACGCACATCTTCTGTCGTGGGCCAACTTCCGTCAGGGTGCTATCGCTGGTAAATATCCCGACCTGATGACGAAAGCAGGAAGAGGAAATGTTCCTTTCCACTTTGAGAATGACACTATTGATTTCTCCAAGTTCACCTGA
- a CDS encoding DUF4214 domain-containing protein: protein MATSTQINAITALYVGYFDRAPDPAGLQFWIDQIDEGREFNTIAADFAASPEAVALYPYLTTPDVSSPAAFITSIYANLFGRAPETEGLEFWTGVLEDGSVSVADMIEEIIMGARDDADAGTFDKTVLDNKVEVGLDFALDVGNIPEFEFDAAAKAAAIAAVNGVTSDEATVEAAKAATDAFVAEGTAGETFTLTTDTNAGLDFTGNDEDNTFNAALAPAIDGLVGAQTLQGSDVLDGGAGVDTLNAELNGTGATQNPTISNVEVYNLTSFSGPLGLGGGMLDLDRATGYQQIWNRNSRQDLTLENVGEATTLGLDNVRDGSEYEVNYDNIAVAEQTVVSMTSGRPDDAVTLDIDGVAGAIETMNLMVSEDNYLVLENDADGILNLNISGDGVLALEGGNNFANLQTLDTLDYEGNVTLDVSGSGDLTSVETAGGDDTVVVSEAAVNGGLSVDMGEGADILNINDVSDDADLNAIDFTGGVTGVENVAFDDAIELGADATLNLDGVSEDLEAVWFFDGFDADGNGLTVANTPVSDLTIKAISGTADDADFDMDGGLLTVDGVANLTIDAADDADVDGGLNGDVLETLVVNAGDDLDLDLSGGLDALVSIEANATNTSTSTGGDSDANVNLDASAGALGDATEFDALKNVNVNAASSATLSMTGRAGIAAVAGIQATQSFEIDVTGTSVGYPNTQSAGDVAFNSSGIPGGVIVTDYSTTVPFLGANSGFHDSGAASDIADDLDALAELEASNSSNVVNVTWANAGVVDPLAYFGTASSASTGTLDGVTPGTFTQGADAIAQVDGEGFEAVETVSVNAEDGDADVDLTDVYGAFTLDVTATDNADVDLLNTNVTSAVVAAGTDAGDTATITLGGDTVGNAQLVDLIVSGDEADVTLAGNLDSFTTLNVAEVASDVVVDASGAIFDLAAGEFVEYQIGATTDEDDTTVDVDFTGNADAREVYNFVGDEIAEVEINNFDVSADITDPGDRLDLTGFAGSAGELVFSINADDDIVVEDLAGGLGDFGGSITIVGTYDATDAANFASFNVIYG from the coding sequence ATGGCAACTTCTACGCAAATCAATGCGATTACAGCCCTTTATGTAGGGTATTTTGATCGCGCTCCCGATCCCGCAGGCCTTCAGTTCTGGATTGACCAGATTGACGAAGGCCGTGAGTTCAACACAATCGCAGCTGATTTCGCCGCTTCGCCTGAAGCTGTGGCTCTGTACCCCTACCTGACAACACCAGATGTTTCCTCGCCTGCAGCGTTCATTACAAGCATCTACGCGAACCTGTTCGGTCGCGCCCCCGAAACAGAAGGCCTGGAATTCTGGACTGGCGTTCTGGAGGATGGTAGCGTTTCTGTCGCCGACATGATCGAAGAGATCATCATGGGCGCACGCGACGACGCAGATGCCGGCACATTCGACAAAACAGTTCTGGACAACAAAGTCGAAGTTGGTTTGGATTTTGCCCTCGACGTAGGCAATATTCCTGAATTTGAATTTGACGCCGCAGCCAAAGCCGCAGCCATTGCCGCCGTTAACGGCGTAACAAGCGACGAAGCAACTGTAGAGGCTGCAAAGGCCGCAACAGATGCATTCGTAGCCGAGGGCACCGCTGGTGAAACCTTCACGCTCACTACCGATACCAATGCGGGCTTGGACTTCACTGGTAACGACGAAGACAACACATTTAACGCAGCGCTCGCACCAGCCATCGACGGCCTGGTTGGGGCTCAAACCCTTCAGGGCTCCGATGTCCTTGATGGTGGCGCTGGTGTTGATACACTGAATGCTGAGTTGAACGGTACAGGCGCGACCCAGAACCCAACGATCAGCAATGTCGAAGTTTACAACCTGACGTCTTTCTCTGGCCCACTTGGCTTGGGCGGCGGTATGCTCGATCTCGACCGTGCAACCGGGTATCAGCAGATCTGGAACCGCAATTCGCGCCAAGACCTTACACTCGAGAATGTAGGTGAAGCTACAACTCTCGGCCTCGACAACGTTCGTGATGGCTCCGAGTACGAAGTCAACTACGATAACATCGCTGTCGCAGAGCAAACCGTCGTTTCCATGACGTCTGGTCGTCCAGACGATGCCGTGACACTCGACATCGATGGCGTGGCCGGTGCGATCGAAACCATGAACCTCATGGTGTCGGAAGACAACTATCTCGTTCTTGAAAACGACGCGGATGGCATCCTGAACCTGAACATCTCAGGCGACGGCGTCTTGGCGCTCGAAGGTGGAAACAACTTCGCCAACCTCCAGACGTTGGACACGCTCGACTATGAAGGTAACGTGACACTCGACGTGAGCGGCAGCGGCGATCTCACCAGCGTGGAAACAGCGGGTGGTGATGACACCGTTGTTGTTTCTGAAGCTGCTGTGAATGGTGGCCTATCGGTCGACATGGGTGAAGGCGCAGACATTCTCAACATCAATGATGTAAGTGACGATGCTGACCTGAACGCTATCGACTTCACTGGCGGCGTGACAGGTGTCGAGAACGTTGCTTTTGACGACGCAATCGAACTTGGCGCTGATGCGACATTGAACTTGGATGGCGTATCTGAAGATCTGGAAGCTGTTTGGTTCTTCGATGGCTTCGACGCAGATGGCAACGGTCTGACTGTGGCAAACACCCCAGTTTCCGATCTGACCATCAAAGCCATTTCGGGCACTGCTGATGATGCTGATTTCGACATGGATGGTGGGTTGCTGACAGTTGATGGTGTTGCGAACCTGACCATCGATGCGGCAGACGATGCTGATGTCGATGGCGGCCTTAACGGTGATGTGCTCGAGACACTTGTGGTCAATGCAGGTGACGATCTTGACCTGGATCTCTCGGGCGGCCTTGATGCTCTGGTTTCGATCGAAGCAAATGCGACCAACACATCCACGTCCACTGGTGGCGACTCTGATGCCAATGTCAACCTCGACGCATCTGCTGGCGCTTTGGGTGACGCGACCGAATTTGACGCGCTGAAAAACGTCAACGTGAATGCTGCATCCAGTGCGACTCTGAGCATGACAGGTCGGGCGGGTATTGCTGCAGTCGCAGGCATCCAAGCTACGCAGTCCTTTGAGATTGATGTAACCGGTACTTCCGTCGGTTATCCGAACACGCAATCCGCTGGCGATGTCGCATTTAACAGCTCCGGCATTCCCGGTGGCGTGATTGTGACTGACTATTCGACGACTGTTCCTTTCCTGGGCGCAAACAGCGGCTTCCACGACTCCGGCGCGGCTTCCGACATTGCTGATGACCTTGACGCATTGGCAGAACTGGAAGCATCGAACAGCTCCAATGTGGTAAACGTCACTTGGGCCAATGCAGGTGTCGTCGATCCCCTCGCGTATTTCGGAACGGCTTCGAGCGCGTCGACCGGCACATTGGACGGCGTGACCCCGGGGACCTTCACTCAGGGCGCTGATGCGATCGCTCAGGTAGATGGCGAAGGTTTCGAAGCTGTTGAAACTGTTTCCGTCAACGCTGAGGACGGCGATGCTGATGTCGATCTGACGGATGTCTATGGCGCGTTCACACTCGACGTTACCGCAACCGATAACGCCGACGTGGACCTGCTCAACACCAACGTTACTTCGGCAGTCGTTGCTGCGGGAACAGACGCGGGTGATACAGCAACGATCACTCTCGGCGGCGACACCGTCGGGAATGCTCAGCTGGTAGACCTCATCGTTTCGGGTGACGAAGCCGATGTGACCCTCGCGGGGAACCTCGACAGCTTCACAACTCTGAACGTTGCTGAAGTTGCTTCGGATGTTGTTGTAGATGCCTCTGGTGCAATCTTTGACCTCGCCGCAGGTGAGTTCGTTGAGTACCAAATCGGTGCAACCACTGATGAAGATGATACGACCGTAGATGTCGACTTCACCGGCAACGCAGATGCCCGCGAAGTTTACAACTTCGTTGGTGACGAAATCGCCGAAGTCGAAATCAACAACTTCGACGTCAGCGCTGACATCACCGATCCAGGTGATCGTCTTGACCTGACAGGCTTCGCCGGAAGCGCTGGTGAACTGGTATTCTCGATCAACGCAGATGATGACATCGTTGTTGAAGATCTTGCAGGCGGTCTGGGTGACTTCGGTGGTTCCATCACCATCGTGGGTACCTATGACGCAACCGATGCAGCAAACTTCGCATCGTTCAACGTCATCTATGGCTAA
- a CDS encoding glycosyltransferase, with product MAPTQSRPTIHWISPLPPAETDIAHYTARILPALSSHAEVILWTDADTWDLDLERYCTVKSFNPDTVLPRDFTAARSGDGLEVLFLNIGNSWVFHAGILRMAQRIPSVVVLHDLAIQELMIEAVKGGEWRASAYLAGMEKWHGSSGVAAGRACMNRSEQGSVISKEIPGFELVLEKALGVVTHTKIAQEAVQHRLPHLPCQMLPLPFEVGPKPSEMRTSTGPLRLLQFGWIGPNRRLEQVLDALAEMPTDFDYRLDVMGKLWNPDLIYNKIDQLNLSDRVHLHGFVPEPVLEDALRQTHLALNLRHPSMGEASGSQLRIWNAGTSAAVTREGWYAELPEEVVYFIDQESESVQLQELFAKLNADRKSAGASGAAGRAYFETHHAPDTYAQGIVRFIQEVTLTGSQELALRLRVNEPHAQALHPKLQSRLEMLSMARSKP from the coding sequence ATGGCCCCGACACAGTCCCGTCCCACCATTCATTGGATCAGCCCTCTCCCTCCGGCCGAAACCGATATTGCCCATTACACGGCCCGGATCCTACCGGCTCTCAGTAGCCATGCTGAGGTTATCCTTTGGACAGATGCAGATACATGGGATTTGGATCTAGAGCGCTATTGTACGGTCAAAAGCTTTAATCCAGACACTGTTCTGCCGCGTGACTTCACGGCGGCCAGAAGTGGAGATGGACTTGAAGTTCTCTTTCTAAATATCGGAAATTCTTGGGTTTTCCACGCAGGCATTCTTCGCATGGCACAGCGTATACCCTCCGTCGTGGTTCTTCATGATTTGGCCATACAAGAGCTGATGATCGAAGCCGTTAAGGGTGGTGAATGGAGAGCTTCTGCCTACTTAGCCGGCATGGAAAAATGGCATGGTTCTTCCGGCGTGGCTGCCGGTCGCGCTTGCATGAACAGAAGCGAGCAAGGCTCTGTTATTTCAAAAGAAATTCCTGGCTTTGAGTTGGTTCTTGAAAAAGCTCTCGGCGTGGTGACCCACACCAAAATCGCGCAGGAAGCCGTACAACATCGGCTGCCGCACCTCCCTTGCCAAATGCTGCCTCTTCCATTTGAGGTCGGCCCCAAACCATCGGAAATGCGAACCTCAACTGGCCCCTTGCGGCTTCTACAGTTTGGATGGATTGGTCCGAACAGACGATTGGAGCAAGTCCTGGATGCTTTGGCGGAGATGCCGACGGACTTCGACTATCGGCTTGACGTCATGGGCAAGCTTTGGAACCCTGATCTCATCTATAATAAAATTGATCAACTCAACCTGAGTGATCGGGTACATCTACATGGGTTTGTGCCAGAACCTGTTCTGGAAGATGCTCTGCGGCAAACACATTTGGCACTCAATCTACGTCATCCCAGCATGGGTGAAGCTTCAGGCAGCCAATTGCGAATCTGGAATGCAGGAACGTCCGCCGCAGTGACCCGTGAGGGCTGGTATGCGGAACTACCCGAAGAGGTGGTCTATTTTATTGATCAAGAAAGCGAATCCGTTCAGCTGCAAGAACTGTTTGCGAAACTTAATGCGGATCGCAAATCTGCGGGCGCGTCCGGCGCTGCAGGCCGCGCTTATTTTGAGACCCATCACGCGCCCGATACTTATGCTCAGGGAATCGTTCGCTTCATCCAAGAGGTTACTTTAACTGGGAGCCAGGAACTGGCGTTGCGTTTAAGAGTGAATGAGCCACATGCTCAAGCGCTGCATCCAAAGCTGCAAAGCCGCTTGGAGATGCTCTCAATGGCGCGGTCTAAACCCTAG
- a CDS encoding glycosyltransferase, translating into MRVGVVRTQVPFVTGGAERHAAGLVNALRQYGHEACEITLPFKWYPVETLTDSILSAKLTDLSQAEGVPIDMMIGLKFPAYLARHPNPVFWLIHQHRQAYDMWDAGTSDLLDVPEGMMARDMIRAEDRATFARSKRPIYANSQNVAGRLKKYLGLQSTPLYHPPPIADRLTQGDFGDYLFAPGRLNPSKRVDLMLRALAKAPRSLRLVIAGVPENPAYLDELRGLATALGVSGRVDWLGGIDNDTMVRYYAQARAIVFTPQDEDLGYITLEAMLAGKPVITTTDAGGPLEFVSDQREGLIASPDAEALSQAFGALYEDKGLAETLGQAGLKRYQDMNISWEHVVETLTGETAKPAPGPAQIEALEEKAAATPAEEAVARVQAAVAPPPAPHLPFNSITDVLSAYAFDTMPAKDGAGPAPVEPGLAQYLGTHWTRYLTTLHHVIDCAPQSILDVGVFPPLAFEAMVANALPEAKMSGIWEGPNPYAQSVKSLNPAYPDFDIELRPANIERDIMPYEDAEFDMVLGMEIFEHLALDPHFFLSQAARVLRPGGHIILTTPNVGSHRGVQKMLDGRSPYSFGLFVPTGGVYGRHNREYTPREVEALAHGAGFETHYLGTADVYEDYVDPATAALMIAREDDLSLRGETIVFVGRKVGAPTSPPAGLYHGDPARLSGKLRLSKDEAATGLTQITAQNTSSAWWPASGAHATALLAEWINEKGYLVHTNVILPLGEAVAPGGETTFNLRRNPPEAGTAKGMLRLQLFQTGVGAFTGTGRANMQMLPCSEADFLALAKQAL; encoded by the coding sequence ATGCGTGTGGGTGTGGTTCGAACGCAAGTGCCCTTTGTCACGGGGGGTGCAGAACGCCATGCCGCTGGCTTGGTTAACGCGCTGCGCCAATATGGCCATGAAGCATGCGAGATCACCTTGCCATTCAAGTGGTATCCGGTCGAGACACTCACAGACAGCATCCTATCCGCAAAACTGACGGATCTATCGCAAGCGGAAGGCGTCCCTATCGATATGATGATCGGGCTTAAATTCCCGGCTTATCTCGCGCGGCATCCCAATCCGGTTTTTTGGCTTATCCATCAACACCGTCAGGCCTACGACATGTGGGATGCAGGCACTTCTGATTTGTTGGACGTGCCAGAAGGGATGATGGCGCGTGACATGATTCGGGCCGAAGACCGCGCTACTTTTGCACGCAGTAAGCGGCCAATCTATGCGAACTCTCAAAATGTCGCCGGGCGGCTAAAGAAGTACCTCGGACTGCAATCCACGCCACTTTATCATCCGCCACCAATCGCAGATCGGCTGACCCAAGGGGACTTTGGAGATTACCTCTTCGCGCCAGGACGGTTGAACCCCTCCAAGCGGGTCGACCTCATGCTGCGCGCATTGGCCAAAGCGCCCAGATCTCTTCGTCTGGTCATTGCAGGGGTGCCTGAGAACCCTGCCTATCTCGATGAACTTCGTGGTTTGGCAACTGCTTTAGGTGTGTCTGGGCGCGTCGATTGGTTGGGAGGCATCGATAATGACACGATGGTTCGTTACTATGCGCAAGCCCGCGCTATTGTCTTTACGCCCCAAGATGAAGATCTCGGCTACATTACGTTAGAGGCAATGCTTGCTGGCAAACCGGTCATCACAACCACCGATGCAGGTGGACCCTTGGAGTTCGTCTCGGACCAGCGCGAGGGTTTGATTGCCTCACCGGATGCAGAGGCTCTCTCCCAAGCCTTCGGCGCCCTTTACGAAGATAAAGGCTTGGCTGAAACATTGGGTCAAGCTGGCCTAAAACGCTATCAAGATATGAACATCTCTTGGGAGCATGTGGTGGAAACGCTGACCGGTGAAACAGCGAAGCCCGCCCCCGGCCCTGCACAGATTGAAGCTCTAGAAGAAAAAGCCGCAGCAACACCGGCAGAGGAAGCTGTCGCCCGGGTTCAAGCTGCGGTGGCCCCTCCCCCAGCTCCGCATTTGCCCTTCAACTCAATCACGGATGTTTTGAGCGCCTATGCGTTCGATACCATGCCCGCTAAAGACGGGGCTGGTCCGGCCCCAGTGGAGCCTGGTCTGGCACAATATCTGGGCACGCATTGGACGCGCTACCTGACCACATTGCATCATGTCATCGATTGCGCTCCCCAGAGCATACTCGACGTAGGGGTTTTCCCGCCTTTGGCATTTGAAGCCATGGTAGCCAATGCTCTGCCGGAGGCCAAGATGAGCGGGATCTGGGAGGGCCCCAATCCCTATGCGCAGTCGGTTAAAAGTCTCAACCCCGCTTATCCTGATTTTGATATCGAACTGCGCCCTGCCAATATCGAACGCGATATCATGCCCTATGAAGACGCTGAGTTTGACATGGTGCTGGGGATGGAAATCTTTGAGCACCTTGCTCTCGATCCGCACTTCTTTTTGTCTCAAGCGGCGCGTGTGTTGCGGCCCGGAGGGCATATCATTCTGACCACGCCCAACGTTGGCAGTCACCGTGGCGTCCAAAAGATGCTCGATGGTCGATCGCCCTATAGCTTTGGTCTATTCGTCCCCACGGGCGGCGTTTATGGCCGTCACAACCGTGAATACACACCTCGAGAGGTTGAGGCACTCGCCCACGGCGCCGGATTTGAAACCCACTATTTGGGCACCGCTGATGTTTATGAGGACTACGTTGATCCCGCGACTGCGGCGTTAATGATTGCGCGGGAGGACGACCTGAGTTTGAGGGGCGAGACAATTGTGTTTGTGGGGCGCAAAGTAGGCGCTCCCACATCCCCCCCTGCTGGTCTTTACCACGGAGACCCTGCGCGTCTATCGGGCAAACTGCGGCTGTCGAAGGATGAGGCCGCTACTGGGCTTACACAAATTACGGCTCAGAACACATCTTCTGCATGGTGGCCCGCCTCAGGCGCTCACGCAACAGCGCTTTTGGCCGAATGGATCAACGAGAAAGGCTATTTGGTGCATACCAATGTCATTCTCCCCTTAGGCGAAGCCGTGGCCCCAGGAGGAGAAACGACATTCAACCTCCGTCGCAATCCCCCTGAAGCGGGGACGGCAAAAGGCATGCTGCGGCTACAGCTTTTCCAAACGGGCGTGGGCGCGTTCACTGGCACAGGCAGGGCCAATATGCAGATGTTACCCTGTAGTGAAGCGGACTTCTTGGCTTTGGCAAAGCAGGCTTTGTAA
- a CDS encoding class I SAM-dependent methyltransferase — MENHVSKIKRAGNYIAALFKLGRTERMAKEAHRNMRDIEERFNSWEIRERQLRNGIKQMVQSDTQALMARNAELARNFVELSRRLDQVLLTTRSDQAPSVQADQSASNESGIGAVMDSFYHKLENKYRGTTSDIRNRLRIYLPDVESAVIRTKGKPVMDIGCGRGEWLGLLNDAGITAIGIDTNPVQIGDVQDKGLDARQGDARSALTAAEDNSVACITAHHLIEHLPFKEVLWITREAMRVLAPGGLLLFETPNVRNVLVGATSFHNDPTHLNPMTDPVLTVLFETIGFHPIETRHLHPHEKLAEFMAKPNFDPELANLMFGAQDLAILGHKPLQET; from the coding sequence ATGGAAAATCATGTGAGTAAAATTAAGCGTGCTGGCAACTATATAGCGGCACTTTTTAAACTTGGCCGTACCGAGCGCATGGCCAAGGAAGCACATCGCAACATGCGTGATATTGAGGAGCGGTTTAACAGCTGGGAGATACGAGAACGCCAGCTGCGCAATGGTATCAAGCAAATGGTACAAAGCGATACCCAGGCTTTGATGGCCCGCAATGCTGAGCTCGCGCGCAACTTCGTAGAGCTCTCTCGGCGCTTGGATCAGGTTTTACTCACAACCCGGAGCGATCAAGCGCCTTCTGTACAAGCCGATCAATCCGCCTCGAATGAGAGCGGCATTGGCGCCGTCATGGACAGTTTTTATCATAAGTTGGAAAACAAATACCGCGGCACCACATCTGATATCCGCAACAGGTTACGCATCTACCTTCCCGATGTTGAAAGCGCCGTTATTCGCACCAAGGGCAAACCCGTTATGGACATTGGCTGCGGCCGGGGGGAGTGGCTCGGCCTTCTGAATGATGCTGGCATTACGGCCATTGGCATTGATACCAACCCCGTGCAGATCGGAGATGTGCAAGATAAAGGATTGGATGCGCGGCAAGGCGATGCTCGAAGCGCCCTTACTGCAGCTGAAGACAATTCAGTCGCATGTATTACTGCACATCACCTTATTGAACACCTTCCCTTCAAGGAAGTTTTATGGATCACCCGGGAAGCCATGCGTGTGCTGGCTCCAGGAGGGCTATTGCTGTTTGAAACGCCAAATGTGCGTAACGTTCTAGTCGGGGCCACATCCTTTCATAATGACCCGACGCACTTAAATCCCATGACCGACCCGGTCCTGACAGTCTTATTTGAGACCATCGGCTTTCATCCGATCGAGACACGTCATTTGCATCCTCATGAGAAGCTCGCCGAATTTATGGCCAAGCCGAATTTCGATCCAGAGCTCGCCAACCTCATGTTTGGCGCCCAAGATCTCGCCATTCTCGGCCATAAACCTCTGCAGGAGACTTAA
- a CDS encoding HlyD family type I secretion periplasmic adaptor subunit produces the protein MATAQSTLVAGQLTKMANPRKYSWAGYVILLITFGVLGIWAYFAIIASAVVAPGVVALESDRKVVQHFEGGIVQDILVREADFVEQGDPLIVLDNIQVNSEIAVLEQRKATSEALIARLEAEQTFAEEVSFPEELLNAEDAHVKSAVEAQRNIFEDRRSIYLSQAEILEFRAEQLNGQAEGYEVQLEALKRRQALRSELFERMRTGEERGVVESNRLSDMEDEVIQIEASIGTSMSEIAQVKAAAGEARLNILKLKQEYSERANSELKTARSELSEIIEKLTVAEDRMRRTTISAPTTGKVQSLAVTTRGSVIRSGEILMEIVPSDETLLIDAKVAPVDVDNVRPGLETEVRFSAFKAKLSKLVLGEVLSISTDVVTTTDANEAPYYLARIKVPDENLTDEIREGLTAGMPADVVILTGERSVLQYMLDPLSEAIFTSLREE, from the coding sequence GTGGCAACAGCACAATCAACATTGGTTGCGGGCCAACTTACGAAGATGGCAAACCCGCGCAAATACTCCTGGGCGGGCTACGTCATTCTGCTCATCACTTTCGGTGTGTTGGGCATCTGGGCCTATTTTGCGATCATCGCGAGTGCTGTCGTAGCACCAGGGGTCGTGGCGCTAGAAAGCGACCGCAAAGTGGTGCAACATTTTGAAGGCGGCATTGTCCAAGATATTTTGGTGCGCGAAGCTGATTTCGTAGAACAGGGCGATCCGTTGATCGTTCTCGACAATATTCAGGTCAACTCAGAAATAGCCGTTCTCGAACAACGCAAAGCCACATCCGAGGCCCTAATCGCTCGGTTGGAAGCGGAACAGACATTTGCTGAGGAAGTGTCTTTTCCCGAAGAGCTGCTGAACGCGGAAGATGCGCACGTCAAAAGCGCCGTAGAGGCGCAACGCAATATTTTTGAGGACCGCCGATCAATCTACCTATCGCAGGCCGAGATTTTGGAGTTCCGCGCAGAGCAGCTAAATGGCCAAGCTGAAGGGTATGAAGTCCAGCTCGAAGCTTTGAAACGCCGCCAAGCTCTGCGCAGCGAGCTTTTTGAGCGAATGCGTACGGGTGAAGAGCGAGGTGTGGTTGAGAGTAACCGACTTTCAGACATGGAAGATGAGGTTATACAGATTGAGGCAAGCATTGGCACTTCCATGTCGGAGATTGCTCAAGTCAAAGCTGCAGCAGGTGAAGCACGGCTCAATATTCTCAAGCTGAAACAAGAATATAGTGAACGCGCCAATAGTGAGCTTAAGACAGCACGCTCAGAGCTTTCTGAGATTATTGAAAAATTGACTGTGGCGGAGGACCGGATGCGCCGCACGACAATCTCTGCGCCCACTACCGGCAAAGTACAAAGCTTGGCTGTCACGACCCGGGGCTCAGTCATTCGCTCAGGTGAGATTCTTATGGAGATTGTTCCCAGCGACGAGACCCTTCTCATTGATGCAAAAGTAGCCCCGGTTGATGTAGATAATGTGCGCCCAGGGCTCGAAACCGAAGTCCGGTTTTCCGCATTCAAGGCCAAACTGTCGAAGTTGGTCTTGGGGGAAGTCCTTTCCATCTCTACAGATGTGGTAACCACGACAGACGCCAATGAAGCACCCTATTATTTGGCGCGGATCAAAGTTCCAGATGAGAACCTGACAGATGAGATCCGAGAAGGCCTAACCGCAGGTATGCCAGCAGATGTAGTCATTCTGACAGGAGAGCGTAGCGTGCTGCAATACATGCTGGATCCGCTGTCTGAGGCTATCTTCACAAGCCTGCGCGAAGAGTAA